A region of Roseobacter litoralis Och 149 DNA encodes the following proteins:
- a CDS encoding SDR family NAD(P)-dependent oxidoreductase produces the protein MTKLPTTPAFDLAGKRALVTGASSGIGLGCAVALAEAGAHVVCAARRVEPLQNAVTAIKAAGLSAQASPLDQTDLEALASVFSDPFDVVINSAGLARHAPAVETTPEDYDAVMNINLRSAYFLSAYAARALQDAGRAGSIIHISSQMGHVGGIERAVYCASKHALEGMVKSMAIEWGKSDIRINTICPTFIRTPLTKVTFDDPERLAWIMDKIKLPRVGEVEDIMGAAVFLASDASAMVTGTSMLIDGGWTAG, from the coding sequence GTGACGAAACTACCGACAACCCCTGCCTTTGACCTCGCAGGCAAACGTGCTTTGGTGACGGGCGCATCCTCCGGGATCGGTCTGGGCTGTGCCGTTGCTCTCGCAGAGGCGGGGGCGCATGTGGTTTGCGCAGCCCGGCGGGTTGAACCTTTGCAAAATGCGGTGACAGCGATCAAGGCGGCGGGTCTGTCGGCACAGGCCAGCCCACTTGATCAAACCGATCTGGAGGCGCTGGCGAGCGTGTTCAGTGATCCTTTTGATGTCGTGATCAATTCAGCCGGGCTTGCGCGACACGCACCGGCGGTTGAGACCACGCCCGAAGACTACGACGCGGTGATGAACATCAACCTGCGCAGTGCTTACTTTTTGTCAGCCTATGCGGCGCGAGCCTTGCAGGATGCGGGCAGGGCCGGGTCGATCATCCATATCTCCAGCCAGATGGGCCATGTGGGGGGCATTGAGCGTGCGGTCTATTGTGCCTCCAAACACGCGCTGGAGGGGATGGTGAAATCCATGGCGATCGAATGGGGCAAATCCGACATCCGCATCAATACGATCTGCCCGACCTTCATCCGCACGCCGCTGACAAAGGTGACGTTCGATGATCCCGAACGCCTTGCGTGGATCATGGACAAGATCAAACTGCCCCGCGTGGGCGAGGTCGAAGACATCATGGGGGCTGCGGTCTTTCTGGCGTCTGATGCTTCTGCGATGGTGACGGGAACGTCGATGCTGATCGACGGGGGCTGGACTGCAGGGTGA
- a CDS encoding ester cyclase: MSDTHSDNKSRLAPVRAAMYDFDVEGLRAALHAICATDAVFRLAFPFETTLGVDAFIDKAYLPLLRAVPDLERRDTIVMAGPTPEGANWVGCGGYYTGTFSAPWMDIPATGHMMHMRFHEFYRIENGHVVELQALWDIPELMMQAGAWPLSPSLGREWHVPGPATCDGIVPGPYDASAGAATCKHIIDMLEHLMRHPGQGGPEVMEMDRFWHPKMSWYGPAGIGTARGQRGFRHWHQIPFLNAMPDRGRHVDEIECHFFGDRNYAAVTGWPDMYQSITNAGWLGIAPSGKKIAMRSLDFWRVEKGLIRENWVLVDLLHVYDQIGVDVFARMREFNKARAGFDLQTGVAL; this comes from the coding sequence GTGAGCGATACGCACAGCGATAACAAATCACGCCTCGCACCGGTTCGGGCTGCGATGTATGATTTTGATGTTGAAGGCCTGCGCGCGGCGCTGCACGCGATATGCGCAACCGACGCCGTGTTCCGGCTGGCCTTTCCGTTTGAAACGACGCTTGGTGTCGACGCCTTCATCGACAAAGCCTATCTGCCGTTGCTGCGCGCGGTGCCCGATCTGGAACGGCGTGACACCATCGTGATGGCGGGGCCAACACCGGAAGGGGCAAATTGGGTCGGATGCGGTGGCTATTACACCGGCACCTTCAGCGCGCCGTGGATGGATATCCCGGCGACAGGGCATATGATGCACATGCGGTTCCACGAATTCTACCGGATAGAAAACGGCCACGTCGTCGAGCTTCAGGCGCTTTGGGATATACCGGAACTGATGATGCAGGCGGGGGCCTGGCCCTTGTCGCCGTCGCTTGGTCGGGAATGGCATGTGCCGGGGCCTGCGACCTGTGACGGGATCGTGCCGGGGCCTTACGACGCATCAGCGGGGGCTGCGACCTGCAAACATATCATCGACATGCTGGAACACTTGATGCGCCACCCCGGTCAGGGCGGTCCCGAAGTGATGGAGATGGACCGTTTCTGGCACCCGAAAATGTCATGGTACGGCCCTGCTGGTATCGGGACGGCACGCGGTCAGCGCGGGTTCAGGCATTGGCATCAAATCCCGTTCCTGAACGCCATGCCGGATCGCGGACGGCACGTTGATGAAATTGAATGTCACTTCTTTGGGGATCGGAACTATGCGGCTGTGACGGGCTGGCCGGATATGTATCAGTCGATCACCAACGCAGGGTGGCTCGGTATCGCCCCGTCGGGCAAGAAGATCGCCATGCGCAGCCTTGATTTCTGGCGTGTGGAAAAGGGGCTGATCCGGGAGAATTGGGTTTTGGTTGACCTGTTGCACGTGTACGATCAGATCGGCGTCGATGTCTTTGCGCGCATGCGGGAATTCAACAAGGCGCGCGCAGGCTTTGATCTGCAGACAGGAGTGGCGCTGTGA